A portion of the Paenibacillus marchantiae genome contains these proteins:
- a CDS encoding MFS transporter: MAGFICILTESLPAGLLPQIAKDLNIKEGLAGQLVTLYAVGSILAAIPLTTATRGWRRRPLLLLCIFGFLIFNTITAVSTVYGLTLAARFMAGVSAGVLWGMTAGYARRMVSDSLKGKAMAVAMVGTPLALALGVPLGTFLGNYAGWRLIFGTVSLLTVVLVLWVLWKVPDYEGEPARHQLALHRIFVIPGVRPILFVVLTWVLAHNILYTYISPYLGETMLSERVDLVLMIFGVTSVIGIWIVGLLIDRYMRLLILVSLVLFALASLAMGIFIHQPIMIILGVVAWGLTFGGAATLLQTAIAQAGGKSADVAQSMLVTAWNLGIGGGGIVGAILLEQTGARFLPISLILLIVMALLVAWFASKHDFPRQVKDR, from the coding sequence GTTTGGCTGGACAGCTCGTCACTTTGTATGCGGTGGGGTCTATTCTGGCGGCAATTCCTCTGACGACAGCAACTCGTGGATGGAGACGCAGGCCGTTGCTGCTATTATGCATCTTCGGTTTTCTGATTTTCAATACGATTACGGCCGTATCTACAGTATATGGTTTGACCCTTGCTGCACGCTTCATGGCGGGTGTATCTGCTGGAGTGTTGTGGGGGATGACTGCAGGTTACGCACGCCGGATGGTTTCAGACTCGCTAAAGGGAAAAGCGATGGCTGTCGCCATGGTGGGAACACCGCTCGCCCTTGCATTGGGCGTTCCCTTGGGAACCTTTTTGGGCAATTACGCAGGATGGCGTCTTATTTTTGGAACAGTCTCATTATTGACGGTAGTGCTTGTATTGTGGGTGCTCTGGAAAGTACCTGACTATGAGGGGGAGCCTGCACGTCATCAGCTTGCGCTTCATCGGATTTTTGTTATACCGGGGGTTCGTCCCATATTGTTTGTTGTTCTGACCTGGGTACTGGCCCATAACATTCTGTACACGTATATCTCACCTTATCTGGGCGAGACGATGCTGTCCGAAAGGGTGGACCTGGTTCTGATGATCTTTGGAGTGACTTCGGTAATCGGTATATGGATTGTTGGACTGTTGATTGACCGTTACATGAGATTATTGATTCTGGTTAGCCTTGTTCTATTTGCGCTGGCATCGCTGGCAATGGGGATCTTTATCCATCAACCGATAATGATCATTCTGGGAGTAGTCGCTTGGGGGCTTACATTTGGCGGAGCGGCTACGTTATTACAGACTGCAATTGCGCAGGCCGGAGGCAAAAGTGCCGATGTTGCCCAATCCATGCTGGTGACAGCATGGAACCTGGGGATCGGAGGGGGAGGGATCGTCGGAGCCATCCTGCTGGAGCAGACAGGCGCTCGTTTCCTACCTATTTCCCTGATCCTGTTGATCGTTATGGCCTTACTCGTCGCCTGGTTCGCCAGTAAACATGATTTTCCAAGACAGGTTAAGGACCGATGA
- a CDS encoding Lrp/AsnC family transcriptional regulator → MDQIDTNILFHLQNQARLSMTELGKLVGLSQPAVTERVKRLEESGVIEEYRTIISPLKIGRSSTSYLLFRTRDCHAFLDFCRSSPEVIECHRVSGEHNYLLKIMTDSIAGLEAFGDRCDQYGTYTTLIAMSSPIATKNLIEGTNPV, encoded by the coding sequence ATGGACCAAATCGATACTAATATCCTCTTTCATTTGCAAAACCAGGCAAGGCTATCCATGACGGAATTGGGCAAGCTGGTCGGTTTATCTCAACCCGCCGTAACGGAACGCGTGAAGCGTCTAGAAGAAAGCGGTGTAATCGAAGAGTACCGTACTATCATTTCCCCGCTGAAAATAGGGAGGTCGAGTACTTCCTATCTTCTTTTTCGCACACGGGATTGTCATGCCTTTCTTGATTTCTGCCGTTCGTCACCCGAAGTGATTGAATGTCATCGCGTGAGCGGAGAGCATAATTACCTGTTGAAGATCATGACAGATTCGATTGCTGGTCTTGAAGCATTTGGAGACCGATGCGATCAATACGGTACCTACACCACCCTCATCGCGATGTCCTCACCTATTGCAACCAAAAATCTCATCGAAGGAACGAATCCGGTTTAA
- a CDS encoding serine hydrolase domain-containing protein produces MKFNSAFVEEVIHRTLAEKRIVGSVVKIAWKGEMVYNSADGLADREQNRRMQENALFRYASVTKPIVSTAAMVLISQGKLNLDDPVMKWLPEFRPKQPNGEVASMTVHHLMTHTAGLTYRFFQENGGTYELAGVSDGMDIADITLEENLQRIASAPLLYEPGKMWRYSIATDVLGSVIEKVTGGSLREAVQLLLTHPLGMKDTDFVAVDSKRMTAAYADSSNSSGQPRRLCDEDHVPFIEGTAGFQLAPERYLDPSAYLSGGAGMIGSAGDFLILLETLRQGGGSLLPKALVAEMTSNQIGDLEMPYWPGRGFGLGFTVLKDPVEAGTLESTGTWRMGGTYGHSWFVDPTEELSVVAFTNTALEGMSGRFTTELCEAVYEGIERKR; encoded by the coding sequence ATGAAGTTTAATTCTGCATTTGTAGAAGAAGTGATTCACCGTACGTTGGCAGAAAAAAGAATTGTGGGTTCCGTTGTTAAGATTGCGTGGAAAGGGGAGATGGTCTATAACAGCGCGGATGGCCTCGCCGATCGGGAACAGAACAGACGCATGCAAGAAAATGCACTGTTCAGGTATGCTTCTGTAACCAAACCGATTGTATCCACCGCCGCCATGGTATTGATATCCCAAGGTAAATTAAATCTGGATGACCCGGTTATGAAATGGCTGCCTGAATTCCGTCCCAAACAGCCAAATGGGGAAGTTGCCTCCATGACGGTTCATCATCTGATGACACATACGGCGGGTTTAACGTATCGTTTTTTTCAGGAAAACGGAGGAACGTACGAACTTGCCGGAGTATCAGATGGGATGGATATCGCTGATATTACGCTGGAAGAGAATTTGCAGAGGATTGCTTCTGCTCCACTTCTGTATGAGCCCGGGAAGATGTGGAGATATTCGATTGCAACAGATGTACTCGGTTCTGTTATTGAGAAAGTGACCGGGGGGTCACTGCGAGAGGCCGTACAACTGCTCTTGACTCATCCACTGGGTATGAAGGATACGGATTTTGTCGCTGTGGATTCGAAGAGAATGACAGCTGCCTATGCGGACAGTTCCAACAGTTCGGGGCAACCTCGTCGCTTGTGCGATGAGGACCATGTACCTTTTATTGAAGGAACGGCGGGCTTCCAACTCGCACCCGAAAGATACCTTGATCCATCGGCCTATCTTTCGGGTGGTGCGGGCATGATAGGAAGTGCAGGAGACTTTCTTATATTGCTTGAAACACTGCGTCAAGGTGGAGGTTCGCTTCTTCCTAAAGCGCTGGTCGCTGAAATGACGAGCAATCAGATTGGCGATCTGGAGATGCCTTATTGGCCAGGCAGAGGATTTGGCCTGGGATTCACGGTGCTGAAAGATCCGGTTGAGGCGGGTACTTTGGAATCTACTGGAACGTGGCGCATGGGTGGAACCTATGGTCACTCGTGGTTTGTTGATCCAACAGAAGAACTGAGCGTTGTCGCATTTACGAATACGGCTCTGGAGGGCATGTCAGGCAGATTCACAACGGAACTTTGCGAGGCGGTCTATGAGGGGATTGAGCGAAAGAGATAA